From the genome of Amycolatopsis sp. NBC_01488, one region includes:
- a CDS encoding STAS domain-containing protein gives MERSSSAIKVIRPYFGAVMVRISGALDEDSAAELGSVLGTWAHRRFPVLVLDLSEVDFLDSAGLSVLADIHARTVRESTTLRIVTGDNRVVRRALAGSGLDHALNVCRLPSGWERATEIPN, from the coding sequence GTGGAACGAAGTTCCTCCGCCATCAAGGTCATCCGGCCGTACTTCGGCGCGGTGATGGTCCGGATCAGCGGCGCGCTCGACGAGGACAGCGCCGCCGAACTCGGCTCGGTCCTCGGCACCTGGGCGCACCGGCGGTTCCCGGTCCTGGTGCTCGACCTCTCCGAGGTCGACTTCCTGGACTCCGCCGGGCTTTCGGTGCTCGCGGACATCCACGCGCGGACGGTCCGCGAGAGCACCACCCTCCGGATCGTCACCGGCGACAACCGCGTGGTGCGCCGGGCGCTGGCCGGCAGCGGCCTCGACCACGCGCTGAACGTGTGCCGGCTGCCGTCGGGCTGGGAGCGGGCGACCGAGATCCCGAACTGA
- a CDS encoding acyl-CoA synthetase, which produces MPRSPHGPADFGLGSWPARRARISPGRTALVQPGRTRTYAGLAERVERLAGALARLGVRPGERVAYLGVNDVTVFETLFATARLGALFVPLNYRLSPAEIRYMLDDSGASVLVHSPDTDDLLSGPLPETLRHVVATDPASCPAGGLDYEAALAAAGDPPAAEVRLDDPCLLLYTSGTTGRPKAAVLTHGNLTWNTVNQLAHLDVLGTDKALCIAPLFHCVGLGQITLPTLLKGGSVEPVAKVDPGVILGRIGDAGITSFSAVPTMLEMLCRHEDWNRTDLSSLTCVVYGGSPVAERVARAWLDRGVQLLQGYGMTEASPGVSMATPEGTPAHPVAAGVPHFFTDVAGLGPDLVPEPLGATPAELLVRGPHVFGGYWDRPEESKASFVDGDWFRTGDVVRVDDDGWAHVVDRVKDLIISGGENVYPAEIEAVAVRLDAVDACAVVGVADERWGEVGAAFVVRRAGAQLDEAAFRAHLERHLARYKVPKYVQFTEALPVNATGKIRRVELRARAAEAFPNGPA; this is translated from the coding sequence GTGCCCCGATCGCCGCACGGCCCGGCCGATTTCGGCCTCGGCAGCTGGCCCGCGCGCCGGGCCCGGATCTCCCCCGGGCGCACCGCGCTCGTCCAGCCCGGCCGCACCCGGACCTACGCCGGGCTGGCCGAGCGCGTCGAACGGCTGGCCGGCGCGCTCGCCCGGCTCGGCGTCCGGCCGGGCGAGCGCGTCGCGTACCTCGGCGTCAACGACGTCACCGTCTTCGAGACGCTCTTCGCCACCGCCCGCCTGGGCGCGCTCTTCGTGCCGCTCAACTACCGGCTCTCCCCCGCCGAGATCCGCTACATGCTCGACGACAGCGGGGCTTCGGTGCTCGTGCACAGCCCGGACACCGACGACCTGCTGTCCGGGCCGCTGCCGGAGACGCTCCGGCACGTCGTCGCGACGGACCCCGCGTCGTGCCCGGCCGGCGGGCTGGACTACGAGGCCGCTCTCGCCGCCGCCGGGGACCCGCCGGCTGCCGAAGTGCGGCTGGACGACCCGTGCCTGCTGCTCTACACCTCCGGCACCACCGGCCGGCCGAAGGCGGCGGTGCTCACCCACGGGAACCTCACCTGGAACACCGTCAACCAGCTCGCCCACCTCGACGTCCTGGGCACCGACAAGGCGCTGTGCATCGCGCCGCTGTTCCACTGCGTCGGGCTGGGCCAGATCACGTTGCCGACGCTGCTCAAGGGCGGCAGCGTGGAACCGGTGGCAAAGGTCGACCCCGGCGTGATCCTCGGCCGGATCGGCGACGCCGGGATCACGAGCTTCTCCGCGGTCCCCACGATGCTGGAAATGCTGTGCCGCCACGAGGACTGGAACCGCACGGACCTGAGTTCGCTGACGTGCGTGGTCTACGGCGGCTCGCCGGTCGCCGAGCGCGTCGCCCGCGCGTGGCTCGACCGCGGTGTGCAGCTCCTGCAGGGCTACGGCATGACCGAAGCCTCGCCGGGCGTCTCGATGGCCACCCCCGAAGGCACGCCGGCGCACCCCGTCGCCGCGGGCGTGCCGCACTTCTTCACCGACGTGGCCGGCCTCGGCCCCGACCTGGTTCCCGAGCCGCTCGGCGCGACGCCCGCGGAGCTGCTGGTGCGCGGCCCGCACGTGTTCGGTGGCTACTGGGACCGGCCCGAAGAATCGAAGGCGAGCTTCGTCGACGGCGACTGGTTCCGCACCGGCGACGTGGTCCGCGTCGACGACGACGGCTGGGCTCACGTCGTCGACCGAGTCAAGGACTTGATCATCTCCGGCGGCGAGAACGTCTACCCCGCCGAGATCGAGGCGGTCGCGGTCCGGCTCGACGCGGTCGACGCCTGCGCCGTCGTGGGCGTGGCCGACGAGCGCTGGGGCGAGGTCGGCGCCGCGTTCGTCGTGCGCCGGGCCGGCGCGCAGCTGGACGAAGCCGCCTTCCGCGCCCACCTCGAACGGCACCTCGCCCGCTACAAGGTGCCGAAGTACGTGCAGTTCACCGAAGCCCTGCCGGTCAACGCCACCGGCAAGATCCGCCGCGTCGAACTGCGCGCGCGAGCCGCCGAAGCCTTCCCGAACGGACCCGCATGA
- a CDS encoding crotonase/enoyl-CoA hydratase family protein, whose product MTIPLLPPSLRLELLGDIAVLRLARPEKRNALDDATVLGLETFFGAPPRGIRAVVLDAVGEHFSAGLDLSELTERDAFEGLEHSMMWHRAFERLERGRVPVVAVLKGAVVGGGLELAAAAHIRVAEPSAFYALPEGQRGLFVGGGGSVRVPRLIGAHRMADLMLTGRVLDADEGHALGLSHYRAEDGFAHALGLARKIAANSPITNFAVLQALPRIAQANPAEGYLMEALMAAVASGSAEAKERMQAFLDKRAGKVGR is encoded by the coding sequence ATGACGATCCCGCTGCTGCCCCCGTCGCTGCGCCTGGAGCTGCTCGGCGACATCGCCGTGCTGCGCCTCGCGCGCCCCGAGAAGCGCAACGCCCTCGACGACGCCACCGTGCTCGGCCTCGAAACGTTCTTCGGCGCCCCGCCGCGCGGGATCAGGGCCGTCGTGCTCGACGCCGTGGGCGAGCACTTCTCCGCCGGGCTCGACCTTTCCGAGCTGACCGAGCGCGACGCGTTCGAAGGCCTGGAGCACTCGATGATGTGGCACCGCGCCTTCGAGCGGCTCGAACGCGGGCGCGTCCCGGTCGTCGCCGTGCTCAAGGGCGCGGTCGTCGGTGGCGGCCTGGAACTCGCGGCGGCCGCGCACATCCGCGTCGCCGAGCCGTCGGCGTTCTACGCGCTGCCGGAGGGCCAGCGCGGCCTGTTCGTCGGCGGCGGCGGGTCGGTGCGGGTGCCGAGGCTGATCGGCGCGCACCGGATGGCCGACCTGATGCTCACCGGCCGGGTCCTCGACGCCGACGAAGGGCACGCCCTCGGTCTGTCGCACTACCGCGCCGAAGACGGCTTCGCGCACGCGCTCGGCCTGGCCCGCAAGATCGCCGCGAACTCCCCGATCACGAACTTCGCCGTCCTGCAGGCACTTCCCCGCATCGCCCAGGCCAACCCGGCCGAGGGCTACCTGATGGAGGCGCTGATGGCCGCCGTCGCGAGCGGCAGCGCCGAGGCCAAGGAGCGCATGCAGGCGTTCCTGGACAAGCGCGCGGGGAAGGTCGGCCGATGA
- a CDS encoding acetoacetate--CoA ligase encodes MILRPVAPDVRETTEIGRYLAWLADRGHAFDDYAALHRWSVTDLDGFWSSIKDFFGVRFHAPTSSVVPDRRMPGTEWFPGATLNYAEHALGGPPDDVAVIAYSQTRDRTELTWGELRDQVARARAGLARLGVGRGDRVVAYLPNIPETVVAYLAAASLGAVWASCAPEFGVRSVVDRFGQIEPRVLLTVAGYRYGAKDVDRRAEVAEIRAGLPTVEHVVHVPYGEHDLPDTLSWHDLLTESAPGFEPVGFAHPLCVLFSSGTTGKPKAIVHGHGGILLEHLKNHGLSWDLRPGDRMLWFSTTAWMMWNALVSGLLTGASIVLVDGNPLYPDLAWQWRLAAETRATLMGASPGFLMACRKAGLDAELSRFDLSALRQIGAAGSPLPAEGYHWVRDVFGPGVLLNVGSGGTDVCSGIVQGGPLQPVVAGEISGPCLGVDAQAFDEHGVPVVGELGELVITAPMPSMPVGFWGDDTGSRYRETYFSTYPGVWRHGDWIRFTPEGSCVIAGRSDATLNRGGVRLGTAEFYAVVEELPEIDDSLVVHLEDPAGGNGDLRLYVVLRDGTLDAPLREKIATALKNALSPRHVPDTITAVPVIPRNRTGKKLELPVKKLLLGARADDVVGRDVLADPTALDHFEAPA; translated from the coding sequence ATGATCCTGCGCCCGGTCGCGCCCGACGTCCGCGAAACCACCGAGATCGGCCGGTACCTGGCCTGGCTGGCCGACCGCGGTCACGCCTTCGACGACTACGCCGCGCTGCACCGCTGGTCGGTGACCGACCTCGACGGCTTCTGGTCGTCGATCAAGGACTTCTTCGGCGTCCGCTTCCACGCCCCCACTTCGAGCGTCGTGCCGGACCGGCGGATGCCGGGCACCGAGTGGTTCCCCGGGGCGACCCTCAACTACGCCGAGCACGCCCTCGGCGGCCCGCCGGACGACGTCGCCGTCATCGCGTACTCCCAGACGCGGGACCGCACCGAGCTGACGTGGGGCGAGCTGCGCGACCAGGTCGCGCGGGCGCGCGCGGGCCTGGCCCGGCTCGGCGTCGGACGCGGCGACCGCGTGGTCGCCTACCTGCCGAACATCCCCGAGACCGTGGTGGCCTACCTGGCGGCCGCGAGCCTGGGCGCGGTCTGGGCGTCCTGCGCGCCCGAGTTCGGCGTCCGCTCGGTGGTCGACCGGTTCGGCCAGATCGAGCCGCGGGTGCTGCTGACCGTGGCCGGCTACCGCTACGGCGCCAAGGACGTCGACCGCCGCGCCGAAGTCGCCGAGATCCGCGCGGGCCTGCCGACCGTCGAGCACGTCGTCCACGTCCCGTACGGCGAGCACGACCTCCCGGACACGCTCTCCTGGCACGACCTGCTCACCGAGAGCGCGCCCGGGTTCGAGCCGGTCGGCTTCGCGCACCCGCTGTGCGTCCTGTTCTCCTCCGGCACCACCGGCAAGCCGAAGGCGATCGTGCACGGCCACGGCGGAATCCTGCTGGAACACCTGAAGAACCACGGCCTCAGCTGGGATCTGCGCCCCGGCGACCGGATGCTGTGGTTCTCCACGACCGCGTGGATGATGTGGAACGCGCTGGTCTCGGGGCTGCTCACCGGCGCGTCGATCGTGCTGGTCGACGGCAACCCGCTGTACCCGGACCTCGCGTGGCAGTGGCGGCTGGCCGCCGAGACCCGCGCGACGCTGATGGGTGCGAGCCCGGGTTTCCTGATGGCGTGCCGGAAGGCGGGCCTCGACGCCGAGCTGTCGCGGTTCGACCTGTCGGCGCTGCGGCAGATCGGCGCGGCGGGCAGCCCGCTGCCGGCCGAGGGCTACCACTGGGTGCGGGACGTCTTCGGCCCCGGCGTCCTGCTCAACGTCGGCAGCGGCGGCACCGACGTGTGCAGCGGGATCGTCCAGGGCGGCCCGCTGCAGCCGGTAGTCGCCGGCGAGATCTCGGGCCCCTGCCTCGGGGTCGACGCGCAGGCGTTCGACGAGCACGGTGTTCCGGTGGTCGGCGAGCTGGGTGAGCTGGTGATCACCGCGCCGATGCCGTCCATGCCGGTCGGGTTCTGGGGCGACGACACGGGTTCGCGTTACCGCGAGACCTACTTCTCGACCTACCCCGGGGTCTGGCGGCACGGCGACTGGATCCGGTTCACGCCCGAGGGCAGCTGCGTGATCGCCGGGCGCTCGGACGCCACCCTCAACCGCGGCGGCGTCCGGCTGGGCACCGCCGAGTTCTACGCGGTCGTCGAGGAGCTGCCCGAGATCGACGACTCGCTCGTCGTGCACCTCGAAGACCCGGCGGGCGGCAACGGCGACCTCCGCCTCTACGTCGTTCTCCGAGACGGCACCTTGGACGCCCCGTTGCGCGAGAAGATCGCGACGGCGCTGAAGAACGCGCTCTCGCCGCGGCACGTGCCGGACACGATCACCGCCGTCCCGGTGATCCCCCGCAACCGCACCGGGAAGAAACTGGAGCTGCCCGTGAAGAAACTCCTGCTCGGCGCCCGGGCCGACGACGTCGTCGGCCGGGACGTGCTGGCCGATCCCACCGCGCTGGACCACTTCGAGGCACCCGCATGA
- a CDS encoding 3-hydroxyacyl-CoA dehydrogenase NAD-binding domain-containing protein yields MSTVAIVGTGVIGASWARLFLAHGLDVVATDPAPGAEERLRSALEGTPTDRLRFVADAGVAAAAADFVQENGPEREDVKHALFAVLDEAARPDVILASSSSGLLPSVIARGCPRHPERVVVGHPFNPPHLIPLVEVVPGRETAPEVVDRAVAFYTSVGKRPIRLTRELPGHVANRLQAALWQEAYSLVERGIATVADIDAAIAYGPGLRWAVLGPFLNQHLSGGAGGLAHVLEHLGPPTEQWWRDLGRVHLTPDLAETLVAGVDAELAGTSPERLVAARDAVLDRLLAAKAAQPDLP; encoded by the coding sequence ATGAGCACCGTCGCGATCGTCGGCACCGGCGTGATCGGCGCGAGCTGGGCGAGGCTCTTCCTCGCCCACGGCCTCGACGTCGTCGCCACCGATCCGGCACCCGGCGCCGAGGAGCGGTTGCGCAGTGCTCTCGAAGGCACTCCGACGGATCGGCTGCGGTTCGTCGCCGACGCAGGCGTTGCGGCCGCCGCCGCGGACTTCGTCCAGGAGAACGGACCTGAGCGCGAAGACGTCAAGCACGCGCTGTTCGCCGTCCTCGACGAGGCCGCGCGGCCGGACGTGATCCTGGCGAGCAGCTCGTCCGGGTTGCTGCCCAGCGTCATCGCCCGCGGCTGCCCGCGCCATCCCGAGCGGGTCGTCGTCGGGCACCCGTTCAACCCGCCGCACCTGATCCCGCTCGTCGAGGTCGTGCCCGGGCGCGAGACCGCGCCCGAGGTCGTCGACCGGGCGGTGGCGTTCTACACCTCGGTGGGGAAACGGCCGATCCGGCTGACGCGCGAGCTGCCCGGCCACGTCGCGAACCGGCTGCAGGCCGCGCTGTGGCAGGAGGCGTACTCGCTCGTGGAACGCGGCATCGCGACGGTCGCCGACATCGACGCGGCGATCGCCTACGGCCCCGGCCTGCGCTGGGCCGTGCTCGGCCCGTTCCTCAACCAGCACCTCTCCGGTGGCGCGGGCGGGCTCGCACACGTCCTCGAGCACCTCGGCCCGCCGACCGAGCAGTGGTGGCGCGACCTCGGCCGCGTCCACCTGACCCCGGACCTGGCCGAAACGCTGGTGGCCGGGGTCGACGCCGAACTCGCCGGCACGTCCCCCGAGCGTCTGGTCGCCGCGCGCGACGCCGTCCTCGACCGGCTGCTCGCCGCCAAGGCCGCGCAGCCCGACCTGCCCTGA
- the couO gene encoding 4-hydroxyphenyl-beta-ketoacyl-CoA hydrolase, which yields MDLSALTAIDVHTHVEQDGHGCFALDQELLDASEKYFHAGQDRTPTVAAIAEHYRARTMAAVVFTVEAPAATGHPALSSEEIADAAAEHADVLIPFGSVDPHAGKAAVRRARRLVAEHGVRGFKFHPSLQAFEPNDVRHYPLYDAIQELGVPALFHTGQTGIGAGLPGGHGIKLRYSNPMLLDDVAADFPDLTIILAHPSVPWQDEAISVATHKANVYIDLSGWSPKYFPPQLVRAANSLLKRKVLFGSDFPVITPDRWLADFAALDLKDEVRPLILKDNAVRVLGLA from the coding sequence GTGGACCTTTCCGCACTGACCGCCATCGACGTCCACACCCACGTCGAGCAGGACGGGCACGGCTGCTTCGCCCTCGACCAGGAACTGCTGGACGCGTCGGAGAAGTACTTCCACGCCGGTCAGGACCGCACGCCGACGGTGGCCGCCATCGCCGAGCACTACCGGGCGCGGACCATGGCCGCCGTCGTCTTCACGGTCGAAGCGCCGGCCGCCACCGGGCACCCCGCGCTCTCGAGCGAGGAAATCGCGGACGCGGCCGCCGAGCACGCGGACGTGCTCATCCCGTTCGGCTCGGTCGACCCGCACGCCGGCAAGGCCGCCGTGCGCCGCGCGCGGCGGCTGGTCGCCGAGCACGGCGTCCGCGGCTTCAAGTTCCACCCCAGCCTGCAGGCGTTCGAGCCGAACGACGTCCGGCACTACCCGCTCTACGACGCGATCCAGGAGCTGGGCGTCCCGGCGCTGTTCCACACCGGGCAGACCGGGATCGGCGCCGGGCTGCCGGGCGGGCACGGCATCAAGCTGCGCTACTCGAACCCGATGCTGCTCGACGACGTCGCCGCCGACTTCCCGGACCTGACGATCATCCTGGCGCACCCGTCGGTGCCGTGGCAGGACGAAGCGATCTCGGTCGCGACGCACAAGGCGAACGTGTACATCGACCTGTCCGGCTGGTCGCCGAAGTACTTTCCGCCGCAGCTGGTCCGCGCGGCGAACTCGCTGCTCAAGCGCAAGGTGCTGTTCGGCTCGGACTTCCCGGTGATCACCCCGGACCGCTGGCTCGCCGACTTCGCCGCGCTCGACCTCAAGGACGAAGTGCGGCCGCTGATCCTCAAGGACAACGCCGTCCGGGTACTCGGCCTGGCCTGA
- a CDS encoding DUF2188 domain-containing protein: MAEGDVHTYFEDGLWKNRVEGGSRASNTSPRRTDAVLAGRLIAKKRRVGHVVHTPEGDVETERDFRPRVKRPQ; encoded by the coding sequence GTGGCCGAGGGAGATGTGCACACCTACTTCGAGGACGGGCTCTGGAAGAACCGCGTCGAGGGCGGGAGCCGGGCGTCGAACACGTCGCCGCGCCGGACGGACGCGGTGCTGGCGGGCCGGCTGATCGCGAAGAAGCGGCGGGTCGGGCACGTCGTCCACACGCCCGAGGGCGACGTCGAAACCGAACGCGACTTCCGACCGCGGGTCAAGCGTCCACAGTAG
- a CDS encoding ATP-binding protein, with the protein MLARHNSVWLVPRHGSTAVSVVGVLDWTTYGRLRDSLLELAAESENGVLLDVERLALHDRELVKVFSLVALRVGDWPAVPFALVTGRPEQRAVLAGQRAPVYADAAAAEAAWERPARKRARRVLVRSPRTSACAREFVRGTCAEWRVPELAEDAQLVATELVENALRHTDSVPRLRLELRRRRLAVEVADESSHPAVVREGLDLTETGLGLRLVAKVAKTWGSSRCRSGGKTVWAVLRRG; encoded by the coding sequence GTGCTCGCGCGGCACAATTCCGTCTGGCTGGTTCCCCGGCACGGCTCGACGGCGGTTTCCGTCGTCGGCGTCCTCGATTGGACGACCTACGGGCGATTGCGTGACAGCCTGCTCGAACTCGCCGCCGAGTCCGAGAACGGCGTGCTCCTCGACGTCGAACGCCTCGCCCTCCACGACCGCGAGCTGGTCAAGGTGTTCTCGCTGGTCGCGCTCCGGGTGGGCGACTGGCCGGCCGTGCCCTTCGCGCTGGTGACCGGGCGGCCCGAGCAGCGGGCGGTGCTGGCCGGCCAGCGCGCGCCGGTGTACGCCGACGCCGCCGCGGCCGAAGCCGCGTGGGAGCGCCCGGCCCGGAAGCGGGCGCGGCGGGTGCTGGTCCGGTCGCCGCGCACCTCGGCGTGCGCCCGCGAGTTCGTCCGGGGGACCTGCGCCGAGTGGCGGGTGCCCGAGCTGGCCGAGGACGCCCAGCTGGTCGCCACCGAGCTCGTCGAAAACGCCCTGCGGCACACGGATTCCGTGCCCCGGCTGCGGCTGGAGCTGCGCCGCCGACGGCTGGCCGTCGAGGTGGCCGACGAGAGCTCGCACCCCGCCGTCGTCCGCGAAGGGCTGGACCTGACCGAGACCGGGCTCGGGCTGCGGCTGGTCGCCAAGGTCGCGAAGACGTGGGGGAGCAGCCGGTGCCGGTCCGGCGGCAAGACCGTGTGGGCCGTGCTGCGCCGCGGCTGA
- a CDS encoding HAD family hydrolase, which translates to MDLPPEESAIATAVLFDVDGTLVDSNYLHVHAWRRAFHELERPVDSWRVHRAIGKGSGKLLKTLLGDDDAERVGDQAKELHSRYYLETAELLRPFAQAPELIRALAAKGVRVVLATSAAPDELDALRRVLGVDDVVQDIVAGHDVEATKPDPEPVQVALEKAGTAPEDTIFVGDAVWDVRAATKAGVRTIGVLSGGVSAAELTEAGAVATYDDVAALLADLEKSPLAKLFS; encoded by the coding sequence GTGGACCTGCCACCCGAGGAGAGCGCCATCGCCACCGCAGTCCTGTTCGACGTCGACGGCACGCTCGTCGACTCCAACTACCTCCACGTCCACGCCTGGCGACGGGCGTTCCACGAGCTGGAGCGCCCGGTCGACTCCTGGCGCGTGCACCGCGCCATCGGCAAGGGGTCCGGCAAGCTGCTGAAGACCCTGCTCGGTGACGACGACGCCGAGCGCGTCGGCGACCAGGCGAAGGAGCTGCACAGCCGCTACTACCTGGAGACGGCCGAGCTGCTGCGGCCGTTCGCCCAGGCCCCGGAGCTGATCCGGGCGCTGGCCGCGAAGGGCGTGCGCGTGGTCCTGGCGACGTCGGCGGCCCCGGACGAGCTGGACGCGCTGCGCCGCGTGCTCGGGGTGGACGACGTGGTGCAGGACATCGTCGCCGGCCACGACGTCGAAGCGACGAAGCCGGACCCGGAACCGGTCCAGGTGGCCCTGGAGAAGGCCGGCACAGCGCCGGAGGACACGATCTTCGTCGGCGACGCGGTCTGGGACGTCCGAGCCGCCACGAAGGCGGGCGTGCGCACGATCGGCGTCCTGTCCGGCGGCGTCAGCGCGGCGGAGCTGACGGAAGCGGGAGCGGTCGCGACCTACGACGACGTCGCGGCGCTGCTCGCCGACCTCGAAAAGAGCCCGCTGGCGAAGCTCTTCAGCTGA
- a CDS encoding class I SAM-dependent methyltransferase codes for MTKAERWNRYWDRKSASYDAEMGVWDRRLFGDSRAWACGQASGDVLEVAAGTGLNLACYPDGVTLTALDLSSAMLDLARTRARDLGRVVTFRQGSAHELPFAEASFDTVVCTFGLCAIPDPAAAVGEMKRVLRPGGRLILVDHVASSSWVVRGMQWLVELASVPLAGEHFRRRPLRLVEALGLPVERRERFKLGLVERLVARKVS; via the coding sequence ATGACCAAGGCGGAGCGGTGGAACCGGTATTGGGACCGCAAGTCGGCGAGCTACGACGCGGAAATGGGCGTCTGGGACCGCCGCCTCTTCGGCGACTCGCGGGCGTGGGCGTGCGGGCAGGCGTCCGGCGACGTGCTGGAGGTCGCCGCCGGGACCGGGCTCAACCTGGCCTGCTACCCCGACGGCGTGACGCTCACCGCGCTCGACCTCAGTTCCGCGATGCTCGACCTCGCCCGCACGCGAGCCCGGGACCTCGGCCGGGTGGTGACTTTTCGGCAGGGCAGCGCGCACGAGCTGCCGTTCGCCGAGGCGTCGTTCGACACGGTGGTGTGCACGTTCGGCCTGTGCGCGATCCCGGACCCCGCGGCGGCGGTCGGCGAGATGAAGCGGGTGCTCCGCCCGGGCGGCCGGCTGATCCTGGTCGACCACGTGGCGTCGTCGTCGTGGGTGGTGCGGGGCATGCAGTGGCTGGTCGAGCTGGCGAGCGTTCCCCTGGCGGGCGAGCACTTCCGGCGCCGGCCGCTGAGGCTGGTGGAGGCGCTCGGGTTGCCGGTCGAGCGGCGGGAGCGCTTCAAGCTGGGGCTCGTCGAACGGCTGGTGGCGCGCAAGGTCAGCTGA
- a CDS encoding carboxymuconolactone decarboxylase family protein, producing MEPRFALTDNEIGAKFAKRFGTASQAIVQSPLPKVTQELVSLRVSQINGCGWCVDIHTKELAAAGESAVRIDLVAAWREATVFSEAEQAALALAEEGTRIADASPGVSDDTWAAVRKHFDDDRTAALVALVAQMNSANRLAVILHQKGGSYEPGMVG from the coding sequence ATGGAACCCCGTTTCGCCCTGACCGACAACGAAATCGGCGCCAAGTTCGCCAAGCGGTTCGGCACCGCGAGCCAGGCGATCGTCCAGTCGCCGCTGCCGAAGGTCACGCAGGAGCTGGTGTCGCTGCGCGTCAGCCAGATCAACGGCTGCGGCTGGTGCGTCGACATCCACACGAAGGAACTGGCCGCGGCCGGGGAGTCGGCGGTGCGGATCGACCTCGTCGCCGCCTGGCGCGAGGCCACGGTGTTCAGCGAGGCCGAGCAGGCGGCGCTGGCGCTGGCCGAGGAAGGCACCCGGATCGCCGACGCGAGTCCCGGCGTCTCCGACGACACCTGGGCGGCGGTGCGCAAGCACTTCGACGACGACCGGACCGCCGCGCTGGTCGCGCTCGTGGCACAGATGAACTCGGCCAACCGGCTCGCGGTGATCCTGCACCAGAAGGGCGGCTCGTACGAGCCCGGCATGGTCGGCTGA
- a CDS encoding RNA polymerase sigma-70 factor — MADPATDAFLAHRNLLFTVAYQLLGSAADAEDVLQETWLRWAGVDLAAVRDERAYLVRITTRLALMRLRTLGRRRESYVGPWLPEPLLTAPDVAEDVELAGSVSLAMLLVLETLTPAERAVFVLREVFDLGYDEIAEAVAKTPAAVRQIAHRARSHVAARRPRGEVSPATSRDALSAFQHAVETGDLRRLLDILAPDVVFLGDGGGVVQAVLRPVVGAADVAGLLAAGLGSFATGSLVPAQVNGYPALLFRRDGAVDTVLAVRIDDGLVTGLYAVRNPEKLSRLEEETTLRR, encoded by the coding sequence ATGGCCGATCCCGCGACCGACGCGTTCCTCGCCCACCGGAACCTGCTGTTCACCGTCGCCTACCAGTTGCTCGGCTCGGCCGCCGACGCCGAGGACGTCCTGCAGGAGACCTGGCTGCGCTGGGCGGGCGTGGATCTGGCCGCCGTGCGCGACGAGCGCGCGTACCTGGTCCGGATCACCACGCGCCTGGCCCTGATGCGGCTGCGGACGCTCGGCAGGCGCCGGGAGTCCTACGTCGGCCCGTGGCTGCCCGAGCCGCTGCTGACCGCGCCCGACGTCGCCGAGGACGTCGAGCTGGCCGGCAGCGTCTCGCTGGCGATGCTGCTGGTGCTGGAGACGCTGACCCCGGCCGAGCGCGCGGTGTTCGTGCTGCGCGAGGTGTTCGACCTTGGCTACGACGAGATCGCCGAGGCGGTGGCCAAGACCCCGGCCGCGGTCCGCCAGATCGCCCACCGCGCCCGCTCCCACGTCGCCGCGCGCCGGCCACGCGGCGAGGTCTCCCCGGCCACCTCCCGCGACGCGCTTTCGGCGTTCCAGCACGCCGTCGAAACGGGCGATCTGCGGCGCCTGCTGGACATCCTCGCCCCGGACGTGGTCTTCCTGGGCGACGGCGGCGGTGTCGTGCAGGCGGTCCTGCGGCCGGTGGTCGGCGCGGCCGACGTGGCCGGCCTGCTGGCCGCGGGCCTCGGCAGCTTCGCGACCGGATCCCTGGTCCCGGCCCAGGTCAACGGCTACCCCGCGTTGCTGTTTCGCCGTGACGGCGCAGTCGACACCGTGCTGGCGGTCCGGATCGACGACGGGCTCGTCACCGGGTTGTACGCGGTGCGCAACCCGGAGAAGCTGTCCCGCCTGGAAGAGGAGACGACGCTGCGGCGTTGA